GAGGACGGCTGCTCGCTGGAGGAGGCCGTGGACCGCACGGTCGACATCCACAACGAGCTGATGCTCACCTTCGAGGCCGAGGCGGCCGCGCTCGCCCGGACCGGCTCCCCCGAACTGCGCCGTTTCCTGGCCGGCACCTGGGCCTGGGTCGGCGGCAGCCGTGAGTGGCACGCCACCAGCGGCCGCTACCACGAGACCGCGCACGCCGCCTGACCCCGCGCGTCGCCGCGCGCATCCCCACCTCAGCTCCCAGCCCTCCGTAAGGAAGCCCCATGTCCAAGATCTCCACCCAGATGGAAAGCATCGCCATGCGTGATGTCCTGCGCACCGACTACCAGAAGTCGGTCGCGGAGTACTGGAACAAGGAGAAGGACCCGGTCAACATCAAGCTCGGCGAGATCGACGGGCTCTACCACCACCACTACGGCCTCGGCGAGTGGGACCCCTCGGTCCTCGCCGGCCCCACCGAGACCCGCGACCAGCGCATCATCGAGGAACTGCACCGCCTGGAGACCGCGCAGGCCGACGTGCTCCTCGACCACCTCGGTGACATCGCCCCCGACGACCACCTCCTGGACGCCGGTTCCGGCCGGGGCGGCACCAGCATCATGGCCAACGCGCGCTTCGGCTGCCACGTGGACGGCGTCAGCATCTCCGAGCAGCAGGTCGACTTCGCCAACGAGCAGGCGAAACAGCGCGGGGTGATGGACAAGGTCCACTTCCACTTCCGCAACATGCTCGACACCCGTCTGGAGACCGGATCGCGCCGCGCGATCTGGACCAACGAGACGACCATGTACGTCGACCTGTTCGAACTGTTCGCCGAGTTCTCCCGCCTGCTGGAGTACGGCGGACGCTACGTCTGCATCACCGGCTGCTCCAACGACGTCACCGGCATGCGCACCAAGGCCGTCAGCAGGATCGACGAGCACTACACCTGCAACATCCACCCGCGCAGCGAGTACTTCAGGGCGCTGGCGGCGAACAACCTGGTGCCCATCCAGGTGGTGGACCTGACCCCGGACACGATCCCCTACTGGGAACTGCGCGCCAAGTCGTCCGTGGCCACCGGCATCGAGGAGCCCTTTCTCACCGCGTACAAGGAGGGCAGTTTCCACTACCTCCTCATCGCGGCCGACCGGATCTGATCGAACCAGGGCGCATTCGTGGTGCCGTACGCGCGGGGACGTGCGACACCACGCCCGGCGCGGGAGCCTGACCGCAGGCCTGCCACCCGCCTGCGGGGGTAACGAGTCACACGTGGGAGACGACATGAGAGCAGATCGCCCGTGGGGCAAGGCCGTTGTCATCGGCGGCAGCTATGCGGGGCTCGTGACCGCACGCGTACTGTCCGATTTCTTCCGCGAGGTCGTCCTCGTGGAACGGGACGCCGTCGACGAGGACACCGGCGCACATCCGGGTGCTCCGCAGGGCTATCACGCGCACGCGATGCTGGCCAAGGGCGGGGAGGTCCTGGAGCGGCTGTTCCCCGGACTGCGCGACGAACTGAGAGAGGCGGGAGCGCCGGTCTTCGACTACGGAGAGGGCATCGACTTCCTGCTGCCCGTCGGACGAGCGCCACGGCAGCGTACGGGCGTCCGGATCCAGAGCTTCACCCGCGACGAGCTGGAACGCCGCCTGCGCCGCAAGGTGCTCGCGCTTGCTCAGGTCAGGCTGCTGCCGTCCACCCAGTGCACGGGCCTGACCCGGGACTACGCGGGCCGCGTGAGCGGCGTGACGTGCCGGTCCGAGAGCGAGGAGTCCTTCGAGCTGACCGCCGACCTGGTCATCGACGCCTCCGGACGGTCCAGTTCCCTGACGGACTGGCTGAACGTGATGGGTGTCACCGTGCCGCCCAAGCGGACCGTGAAGGCGAAGGTCACCTACACGTCGATGAACTTCGACCGGCCGGCGCAGGACCATTCCGGCCACCCGGACTTCTACGTCGCCTATCAGATGATGTTCGCTCCCAGCGTGCCCCGGGCCGGGGTCCTGCTCGCCGTGGAGCGCGACCGGTGGACCTGCTCGCTGTTCGGGTTCCAGGACCAGCCGCCGACCGACGACGAGGGCTACCTGGAGTTCGCGGAGAGCCTGGACAACCCGCGCCTGGCCGAGCAGATCGCCCGGCGCACCGTCCAGGAGCCGACCCGTCGCTACACCAACGCCGACAACCAGTGGCGGCCCTACCACGCCGTCACCAACTGGCCGGAGCGCCTCCTCGCCGTCGGCGACGCCGTCTGCGTCTTCAACCCCGTCTACGGCCAGGGTCTGACGGTGGCCGCGATGGAGGCGGAGCTGCTCCAGGGCATGCTGAAGCGACGCAGCGCGACCGGGCGGCTGGACGGCCTCGCCCCCGGATTCCAGAAGAAGGTGGGCCGTCTGCTGCTGGGCCCGTGGACGCTGTCCACCAACTCGGACCTGATGTGGACCCCGAAGGGCCAGCCCCTCGCCGCGCGCTTCGCCCACTGGTACAACACGCGTCTGTTCCACGTGGCGGTGAAGGACGCGGCCGTCTGGACGAGGTTCGTCCGCGTGGTGAACATGGTGGCCTCACCGGCCCTGTTGTTCCATCCCCTGGTGGCCCTGAAGGTCCTGACGGTCACTTCCCGGCGTACGTGACGAACGCCGACCAGGAGTCGGGGGAGAGGGCGAGCCGGGGACCTTGCTGGTGTTGGTGGACGCGTTGGCCGATCGGTGGGAGGTGGTCGACCGCGACCCGCTCGGGAAGACCGTGCGGGCCGAGGTCGACATGCCCGCGCGGCTCAGTCGCCAAGTCGCCCTTCTCGGTCCCCCGCCGGTCAGGCGCCCGCCGCGTTCGGCCAGCTCTGCGCATTGGGCCAGCCCGTGGCCGGAGCCGGGGTCAGATCGGTCGCCGGGGCCGTCATGCCGCGCACCTGGGCCGCCGTGAGACCGCCGCGCGCCGGAACCCCCGGGGGAGTGGGGGCCACCATGGCGGCCGGAACCGGAGCGGGCACGGGTACGGGCATCGGCGCAGGCACGGGCGTCGGCGCGGGCAGCGGTGCCGGCAGGGGAGCGGGTGCCGGTACCGGCTGGGGGACCGGTACCGGCTGGGGGACCGGCGCCGGCTGGGGGACCGGCGCCGGTGCCACAGGCTGCTGCACCGGCGCGGGCTGCGGTGCCGTCGGCTGAGCCGCGGGCAGGGGCTGTGCCGCGGGCAGGGGCTGCGATACGGCCGGCTGAGGCGCCGCAGGCTGAGGCGCCGCGGGCAATTGCAACCCGCCGCCGTTGGTCTCGCTCATCAGCCGGTCCACCGCCGCCGTACCCGAGCTGTAGCTGGTCCCGGTACTCAGCTCGGGTACGGCGGCTCCCCTCCTGGACCCGTAGAGCACCTGCTCCAGGCCGGACACCAGGCGACGCACGTCGACCTGGGGGCGCACCACGAGTCTCAGGAAGCGGCTGGAGGAACCGATCTTGTTGCCGCACTCGCGGACCAGGATCCGGTGCTCGGTGAGCATCCGGTCCCGGACCACCGTGCCCTCGGCGCCGACGGGGAGGCGTACGAACAGGAAGTTCCCTTGGGAGGGGAACACCGTCAGCCCCGGCAGTGCGGAGAGGTGGCTGGCCATCTCCAGGCGGTCGCGGCGGATCTGCTGAAGGCTCTGCGCGTATTCGGCTCCGTGTTCCTTCAGCATGAACACCACGTGCTCGGCGAAGGAGTTGAGGTTCCACTTCGGCAGCATGGACCGCACCTTGCCCGCCAGGGCCGGATTGGCGACCAGGTAGCCGAAGCGGACGCCGTGCAGGCCGAAGTTCTTGCCGAGGCTGCGCAGGACGACGACGTTCGGGCGGATCATGGCCTCCTGGACGACGCTGGGCTCGGCTTCGGCGTCGGCGAACTCCAGGAAGGACTCGTCCACGATCACCAGGTCCAGGTCGGTCATCGCGTCCATGAACTGCACCACCGACTGCTTGCGCAGATAGCCGCCGTCGGGGTTGTTCGGGTTGCAGATCACCGCCACCCGGGTGCCGCGCCGCCGGATGAACTCGGCGTACTGGGCGAGGTCCAGGGCGAAACCGCTCGCCTCCTGGAGCGGGAACATGTCGACCCGTTTGCCAGTCTCCATCGGCTGGTCCGTCCAGCGGCCGAAGGTGGGGACCGGAACCGCCAGGGACTCACGGACCAGCAAGTGGTCGATCCAGGTGATCAGTTCGGTGGATCCGTTGCCCATCGCCACGCACTGCGGCGGCAGCTGGAGCAGGGTGCACAGCTCGCCGGTGATGGTGTCGGCGCCGCTCGGGTAGTACGTGATGATCTCGTGCAACCGCGCCGACAGTTCCTCGAACATGGCCGGTGTCGGGAAGTACGGGTTGCACGGAATGCAGAAGTCCACCGGGCCGGTTCCGTCGCCGCCCTCCCGCGTCAGCGCCGCCATCGAGGGGCTGTGCGCGGTGGCGCCGCGGAACAACGAGGTGACGTTGCCGGCCAAGAGAACCTCCGTCCATGGGTGGCCCGTGCGGGGGAGCACGGGCCACCCATGGATACGGAGGGGACGCAAGTGATGTTCAACTCGGGCGGGACGTGAGCCGGTTCACGGTGCCGGCAGCGAACGGGCGGGTGAAAACCAGATGGTGGTCCGTGCCGAGGGGCACGGACCACCGTGATGTCACGTGCCGAACGTGTGGATCGTCGTCGTCCGGTACGTCTGCCCCGGCCGCAGCACGGTCGACGGGAACGACGGCTCGTTCGGCGAGTCCGGGAAGTGCTGGGTCTCCAGGGCCAGGCCGTCGCCCTGCCGGTAGGTGTGGCCGGACTGGCCGACGAGGGTGCCGTCGAGGAAGTTTCCCGAGTAGAACTGCACGCCGGGCTGGTCGGTGAGGATCTTCAGGGTGCGGCCGGACCCCGGGTCGCGCAGCGTCACCACGTGCTCGGGGTTCGCGGTCACGCCCTTGTCGAGCACGAAGTTGTGGTCGTAGCCCTTGGCGGTGACCAGCTGCGGGTGGCCGGTGCGGATGTCCCGGCCGATCGGCTTGGGCTGGGTGAAGTCGAAGGGGGTGCCCTTGACCTTCGCCTTTTCGCCGGTGGGGATCAGGCCCGCGTCGGTGGGGGTGAACCGGCTCGCGGCGAGCCAGAGTTCGTGGTCGTAGATGCTGCCGCTGCCCTCGCCCGCGAGGTTGTAATACGTGTGGTTGGTGAGGTTGACGATCGTCGGCCTGTCGGTGGTCGCCCGGTAGTCGATCCGCCAGTCGCCGTGCCGGTTCAGGGTGAAGGTGACCCTCGTCCTCAGCGTGCCGGGGTAGCCCATCTCACCGTCGACGCTCGTGTAGTGCAGGTGAAGGCCGACGTCGGGGCCGTCGGTGAACGGCTCGATGTCCCACACCTTGGTGTTGAAGCCCTGCTTGCCGCCGTGCAGGCTGTTCACCCCGTCGTTGACGGACAGCTGGTACTTCCTGCCGTCCAGGGTGAACCGGCCCTTGGCGATGCGGTTTCCGTAGCGGCCGATGGTCGCGCCGAAGTAGGTCGTGCCCTTGACGTACGCGTCGAGATCGTCGTAGCCGAGGGAGACGTTGGCGTACCGGCCGTGCCGGTCGGGGATCTCCAGGGACTGGATGATGCCGCCGTAGGAGAGGACCTTCAGGCGGGTGCCGCCGTTCTCCAGCGACCAGCGGTGGACCTTGGTGCCGTCGGCGAGCGTGCCGAAGTACTCCTTCACCGGCTTCCTTCCCGAGGAGGCCTGGGCTGTGCCCGTGCCGAGAGCGGTGGCCGCGAGGCCCGCCGCCGCGGCGCCGGCGATGACCGTGCGTCTGTTCAGTTCCATGGGTACGGCTCCTTTTCCTGGACCCTCACGAACCGGACTTGCGCTTGTTCCACACGTCGAAGCCGACCGCCGCCAGCAGGGCCAGGCCCTTGATGACCTGCTGCCAGTCGGTACCGACGCTGAGGAGGTTCATGCCGTTGTTCAGCACGCCGAGGACGAGACCACCGATGATGGCACCGAGGACGGTGCCGACACCGCCGCTCATGGAGGCACCGCCGATGAACGAGGAGGCGATCGCCTCCAGTTCGAAGCCGTCGCCCGCCTTCGGCGAGGCCGCGTTCAGGCGGGCGGCGACCACCAGACCCGCCAGGGCCGCGAGCACGCCCATGTTCAGGAACACCTGGAAGGTGATGCGCTTGTCCTTCACGCCGGACAGCTTGGCCGCCGGCAGATTGCCGCCGATGGCGTAGATGTGCCGGCCGAAGACCGAGTTGCGCATGACGTAGCCGTAGCCGCCCACCAGGACACCGAGGATGATCAGGATGATCGGCGCGCCGTCGTAGCTGGCCAGCAGCATGGTGAGGGCGAGGACCGCGGCGACCAGCGCGACGAGCTTGAGCAGGAACAGCTTGAAGGGCACCACGTCGAGGGAGAACTCCCGCTGGCGGCGCCGGTCGCGCACCTCCTGCCAGACCACGGCGGCGATCAGGACGATGCCGAGGAGCAGGGTGAGGTTGTGGTAGTTGGTGTTCGGGCCGACCTCGGGCAGGAAGCCGTTGCCGATCTTCTGCAGGCCGTTCGGGAACGGGCCGAGGGTCTGGCCCTTGAGCAGGATCTCCGTCAGGCCGCGGAAGAGCAGCATCCCGGCGAGGGTGACGATGAACGACGGTATGCCGAAATACGCGATCAGGAAGCCCTGTACGGAGCCCGCCACCGCGCCCACCAGCAGGCACAGCACCAGGGCGACGGGCCACGCCACATGGTGCTGCACCGTGAGCACGGCCGCGAAGGCGCCCACGAACGCCGTGATCGAGCCGACCGACAGGTCGATGTGCCCGGCGATGATCACCAGCATCATGCCGATCGCGAGGATCAGGATGTAGCTGTTCTGCAGCACCAGGTTGGAGACGTTGCGCGGCAGCAGCAGGTCGCCGCCGGTCCAGAACTGGAAGAGGAGGACGATCAGACCGAGCGCGATCAGCATGCCGTACTGGCGCATGTTGCGGCGCAGGCCGCCGAGCACCAGCTGCAATATGCCGTCCCCGGCGCCCGATCCGTCCTTGCCCGGCGGCGCGGCGGCCGGGCTCTTGTCGGTGACGTCCGTGCTCATCGCGTTACCTCTTCGTCCTTCGCCTTGTCTTTCGTCATCTGGCGCATCAGCACTTCCTGCGTGGCCTCGGCCCGCGGCACCTCACCGGTCAGCCGCCCGGCGGCCATCGTGTAGATGCGGTCGCACATGCCGAGCAGCTCCGGCAGCTCGGAGGAGATGAAGACGACCGCCTTGCCCTGGGCGGCCAGTTGGTCGATGACCGTGTAGATCTCGTACTTGGCGCCCACGTCGATGCCGCGCGTGGGCTCGTCCAGGATCAGCACGTCCGGACCCGCGAAGATCCACTTGCTGAGGACGACCTTCTGCTGGTTGCCGCCGGACAGCTTGCCCACCGGCTCGAACACCGTCGGCGCCTTGATGTTCATGGATTCGCGGAAGCCCTCGGAGACCTGCCGCTCCGCCTGCTCGTCCACCACGCCCCGCTTGGCGACCTTCTTCAGCGCGGTCAGCGAGATGTTCCGGTTGATGGTGTCGATGAGGTTGAGGCCGTAGTGCTTGCGGTCCTCGGTGACGTACGCGATGCCGTGCTCCACCGCCTCCGCGACGGTCTTCGTACGGATCTCCGTGCCGTCCTTGAGGACCGTGCCGCCCGCGTACCGGCCGTAGGTGCGGCCGAAGACGCTCATCGCGAGTTCGGTGCGGCCGGCGCCCATCAGCCCGGCTATGCCGACGATCTCGCCCCGGCGGACGCTGAGCGAGACGTCGTCCACGACCTTGCGCTGCTGGTCGATGGGGTGACGGACGGTCCAGTTGCGGATCTCCAGTGCCGGGGCCGCGCCCTCCTCCTGCTGGTGCGGGGTGCGCTCGGGGAAGCGGTGGTCGAGGTCGCGGCCCACCATGGCGCTGATGATCCGGTCCTCGGTGGTCTCCGCCGCCTTCACGTCGAGCGTCTCGATGGACCGCCCGTCGCGGATGATCGTCACCGAGTCGGCGACCCGGCGGATCTCGCCCAGTTTGTGGGAGATGATGATCGAGGTGATGCCCTGGTTCTTCAGCTCCAGGATCAGGTCGAGGAGTTTGCCGCTGTCCTCGTCGTTCAGGGCCGCCGTCGGCTCGTCGAGGATGAGCAGCTTCACCTCCTTCGACAGGGCCTTGGCGATCTCCACGAGCTGCTGCTTGCCCACGCCGATGTCGGCGACGCGGGTCTCCGGGTGCTCGTCGAGACCGACCCGGCGCAGCAGTTCGGTGGCGTGGCGCAGGGTCTCGCGCCAGTTGATGAGCCCGCGCGTGGCGTGCTCGTTGCCGAGGAAGATGTTCTCCGCGATGGAGAGGTACGGCACCAGCGCCAGCTCCTGGTGGATGATGACGATGCCGTGCTGTTCGCTCGCCCGGATGTCCTTGAACCGGCAGAGCTCCCCCTCGAAGAGGATCTCGCCCTCGTAGGTGCCGTGCGGATGGACGCCGGAGAGCACCTTCATCAGAGTGGACTTGCCGGCGCCGTTCTCCCCGCAGATGGCGTGGACCTCGCCCTGCCGGACGGTCAGGGTGACGTCCGACAGCGCTTTGACACCGGGAAAGGTCTTGACGATCGAGCGCATTTCCAGGACGGGTCCCGCCATGGTCGTGCCTTCCAATCCGTAGGGGCGGGCGCTTACTTGAGCTCGGACTCGGTGTAGTAACCGCCGTCCACGAGCACCTGCTTGTAGTTGCTCTTGTCGACGCTGACCGGCTGGAGCAGGTAGGCGGGCACGACCTTGCTGCCGTTGTCGTACGTCTTGGTGTCGTTGACCTGCGGCTTCTTGCCCTTCAGGGCGTCGTCCACCATGGTCGAGGCCACCTTGGCGAGCTGCCGGGTGTCCTTGTAGACGGTCTGCGTCTGCTGCCCGGCGATGATCGACTTCACCGAGGCCAGTTCGGCGTCCTGGCCGGTGATCACCGGCAGCGGGTTGCTGCCCGCGCCGTAGCCGTCCGATTTCAGCGCGGACAGGATGCCGATGGAGATGCCGTCGTACGGCGAGAGCACCCCGTCGACCCGGCCGCTCTTGTAGGAGGAGGTGAGGATGTCCTCCATGCGCTTCTGCGCCGTGGTGCCGTCCCAGCGCAGGGTGGTGACCTGGTTGAGCTTGGTCTGCCCGGACTTGACCACCAGCTGCTTCTTGTCGATGTACGGCTGCAGCACGCTCATCGCGCCGTTGAAGAAGTACTTGGTGTTGTTGTCGTCGTTCGAGCCGGCGAACAGCTCGATGTTGAACGGGCCCTTCTTGCCGGCGTCCAGGCCGAGCTTGTGCACGATGTAGGTGCCCTGGAGGACGCCGACCTTCTCGTTGTCGAAGGAGGCGTAGTAGTCGACGTTCGGGGTGCCGAGGATCAACCGGTCGTAGGCGATCACCGGGATGTTCGCCTGGTGCGCCTCCTGGAGCACGTTGTTCAGCGACTTGTTGTCGATCGCCGCGACGATCAGGCCCTTCACGCCCTGCGTGATGAGGTTCTCGATCTGCGAGACCTGGGTGCTCGGGTCGTCCTCGCCGTAGACCAGCTTGGTCTTGTAGCCCATGGACTGGAGGTTCTTCACGACGTTGTTGCCGTCGTTGATCCACCGCTCGGAGGACTTGGTCGGCATCGCGATGCCGATGGTGGCGCCCTTGACGTCTCCCGTCTTCTCCTTGCTGCCACCCGAGCCGCTCTGGCCGCAGGCGG
Above is a genomic segment from Streptomyces fodineus containing:
- the chvE gene encoding multiple monosaccharide ABC transporter substrate-binding protein, which gives rise to MRNRRAALAAISGAASLALTLTACGQSGSGGSKEKTGDVKGATIGIAMPTKSSERWINDGNNVVKNLQSMGYKTKLVYGEDDPSTQVSQIENLITQGVKGLIVAAIDNKSLNNVLQEAHQANIPVIAYDRLILGTPNVDYYASFDNEKVGVLQGTYIVHKLGLDAGKKGPFNIELFAGSNDDNNTKYFFNGAMSVLQPYIDKKQLVVKSGQTKLNQVTTLRWDGTTAQKRMEDILTSSYKSGRVDGVLSPYDGISIGILSALKSDGYGAGSNPLPVITGQDAELASVKSIIAGQQTQTVYKDTRQLAKVASTMVDDALKGKKPQVNDTKTYDNGSKVVPAYLLQPVSVDKSNYKQVLVDGGYYTESELK
- a CDS encoding FAD-dependent oxidoreductase, producing MRADRPWGKAVVIGGSYAGLVTARVLSDFFREVVLVERDAVDEDTGAHPGAPQGYHAHAMLAKGGEVLERLFPGLRDELREAGAPVFDYGEGIDFLLPVGRAPRQRTGVRIQSFTRDELERRLRRKVLALAQVRLLPSTQCTGLTRDYAGRVSGVTCRSESEESFELTADLVIDASGRSSSLTDWLNVMGVTVPPKRTVKAKVTYTSMNFDRPAQDHSGHPDFYVAYQMMFAPSVPRAGVLLAVERDRWTCSLFGFQDQPPTDDEGYLEFAESLDNPRLAEQIARRTVQEPTRRYTNADNQWRPYHAVTNWPERLLAVGDAVCVFNPVYGQGLTVAAMEAELLQGMLKRRSATGRLDGLAPGFQKKVGRLLLGPWTLSTNSDLMWTPKGQPLAARFAHWYNTRLFHVAVKDAAVWTRFVRVVNMVASPALLFHPLVALKVLTVTSRRT
- the mmsB gene encoding multiple monosaccharide ABC transporter permease encodes the protein MSTDVTDKSPAAAPPGKDGSGAGDGILQLVLGGLRRNMRQYGMLIALGLIVLLFQFWTGGDLLLPRNVSNLVLQNSYILILAIGMMLVIIAGHIDLSVGSITAFVGAFAAVLTVQHHVAWPVALVLCLLVGAVAGSVQGFLIAYFGIPSFIVTLAGMLLFRGLTEILLKGQTLGPFPNGLQKIGNGFLPEVGPNTNYHNLTLLLGIVLIAAVVWQEVRDRRRQREFSLDVVPFKLFLLKLVALVAAVLALTMLLASYDGAPIILIILGVLVGGYGYVMRNSVFGRHIYAIGGNLPAAKLSGVKDKRITFQVFLNMGVLAALAGLVVAARLNAASPKAGDGFELEAIASSFIGGASMSGGVGTVLGAIIGGLVLGVLNNGMNLLSVGTDWQQVIKGLALLAAVGFDVWNKRKSGS
- a CDS encoding geranyl diphosphate 2-C-methyltransferase → MSKISTQMESIAMRDVLRTDYQKSVAEYWNKEKDPVNIKLGEIDGLYHHHYGLGEWDPSVLAGPTETRDQRIIEELHRLETAQADVLLDHLGDIAPDDHLLDAGSGRGGTSIMANARFGCHVDGVSISEQQVDFANEQAKQRGVMDKVHFHFRNMLDTRLETGSRRAIWTNETTMYVDLFELFAEFSRLLEYGGRYVCITGCSNDVTGMRTKAVSRIDEHYTCNIHPRSEYFRALAANNLVPIQVVDLTPDTIPYWELRAKSSVATGIEEPFLTAYKEGSFHYLLIAADRI
- a CDS encoding aldose epimerase family protein, whose product is MELNRRTVIAGAAAAGLAATALGTGTAQASSGRKPVKEYFGTLADGTKVHRWSLENGGTRLKVLSYGGIIQSLEIPDRHGRYANVSLGYDDLDAYVKGTTYFGATIGRYGNRIAKGRFTLDGRKYQLSVNDGVNSLHGGKQGFNTKVWDIEPFTDGPDVGLHLHYTSVDGEMGYPGTLRTRVTFTLNRHGDWRIDYRATTDRPTIVNLTNHTYYNLAGEGSGSIYDHELWLAASRFTPTDAGLIPTGEKAKVKGTPFDFTQPKPIGRDIRTGHPQLVTAKGYDHNFVLDKGVTANPEHVVTLRDPGSGRTLKILTDQPGVQFYSGNFLDGTLVGQSGHTYRQGDGLALETQHFPDSPNEPSFPSTVLRPGQTYRTTTIHTFGT
- a CDS encoding pyridoxal phosphate-dependent aminotransferase; this translates as MAGNVTSLFRGATAHSPSMAALTREGGDGTGPVDFCIPCNPYFPTPAMFEELSARLHEIITYYPSGADTITGELCTLLQLPPQCVAMGNGSTELITWIDHLLVRESLAVPVPTFGRWTDQPMETGKRVDMFPLQEASGFALDLAQYAEFIRRRGTRVAVICNPNNPDGGYLRKQSVVQFMDAMTDLDLVIVDESFLEFADAEAEPSVVQEAMIRPNVVVLRSLGKNFGLHGVRFGYLVANPALAGKVRSMLPKWNLNSFAEHVVFMLKEHGAEYAQSLQQIRRDRLEMASHLSALPGLTVFPSQGNFLFVRLPVGAEGTVVRDRMLTEHRILVRECGNKIGSSSRFLRLVVRPQVDVRRLVSGLEQVLYGSRRGAAVPELSTGTSYSSGTAAVDRLMSETNGGGLQLPAAPQPAAPQPAVSQPLPAAQPLPAAQPTAPQPAPVQQPVAPAPVPQPAPVPQPVPVPQPVPAPAPLPAPLPAPTPVPAPMPVPVPAPVPAAMVAPTPPGVPARGGLTAAQVRGMTAPATDLTPAPATGWPNAQSWPNAAGA
- the mmsA gene encoding multiple monosaccharide ABC transporter ATP-binding protein; amino-acid sequence: MAGPVLEMRSIVKTFPGVKALSDVTLTVRQGEVHAICGENGAGKSTLMKVLSGVHPHGTYEGEILFEGELCRFKDIRASEQHGIVIIHQELALVPYLSIAENIFLGNEHATRGLINWRETLRHATELLRRVGLDEHPETRVADIGVGKQQLVEIAKALSKEVKLLILDEPTAALNDEDSGKLLDLILELKNQGITSIIISHKLGEIRRVADSVTIIRDGRSIETLDVKAAETTEDRIISAMVGRDLDHRFPERTPHQQEEGAAPALEIRNWTVRHPIDQQRKVVDDVSLSVRRGEIVGIAGLMGAGRTELAMSVFGRTYGRYAGGTVLKDGTEIRTKTVAEAVEHGIAYVTEDRKHYGLNLIDTINRNISLTALKKVAKRGVVDEQAERQVSEGFRESMNIKAPTVFEPVGKLSGGNQQKVVLSKWIFAGPDVLILDEPTRGIDVGAKYEIYTVIDQLAAQGKAVVFISSELPELLGMCDRIYTMAAGRLTGEVPRAEATQEVLMRQMTKDKAKDEEVTR